The segment AACGAGGGGGTATATACCCCTCATGGGTATAGGTTACTTCGCCCGGGCCGCAGGGGCAGGGATCCGCGGAGCCCACTCTGCCCCCTCTGCCTGATGGAGGACACCCTGGGACGCCGGTTAGCCGTGGCCGGGGGATACGCCTAGCATCAGCCTGACCGAATCCAATGCACCCCGAGGACCCCACGTGCGATTTCGTCTGACCCCCAGGGAGACGAGCTTCTACGACATGTTCGCCGCATCCGCGGACAACATCGTCACGGGCTCGAAGCTCCTGATGGAACTGCTCGGAGCGGATCCCTCCGCCCGGGCCGAGATCGCGGAGCGGATGCGTGCCGCCGAGCACGCCGGGGACGACGCCACCCACGCGATCTTCCACCAGCTGAACTCCTCCTTCATCACGCCGTTCGACCGCGAGGACATCTACAGCCTGGCCTCGTCGCTCGACGACATCATGGACTTCATGGAGGAGGCCGTCGACCTCGTCGTCCTCTACAACGTCGAGGAGCTGCCCAAGGGCGTCGAGCAGCAGATCGAGGTCCTGGCGCGGGCGGCCGAGCTCACCGCCGAGGCCATGCCGCACCTGCGGACCATGGACAACCTGACCGAGTACTGGATCGAGGTCAACCGGCTGGAGAACCAGGCCGACCAGATCCACCGCAAGCTGCTCGCCCAGCTCTTCAACGGCAAGTACGACGCCATCGAGGTGCTGAAGCTCAAGCAGATCGTCGATGTGCTCGAAGAGGCCGCCGACGCGTTCGAGCACGTCGCGAACACGGTGGAGACCATCGCGGTCAAGGAGTCCTGAACCTCGTGGACACCTTCGCTCTGGTCGTGACCATCGGTGTCGCGCTCGGCTTCACGTATACGAACGGTTTCCACGACTCCGCGAACGCCATCGCGACCTCCGTCTCGACGCGGGCCCTGACCCCGCGCGCGGCGCTCGCGATGGCCGCGGTGATGAACCTCGCCGGTGCCTTCCTCGGCAGCGGTGTCGCCCACACGGTCAGCAAGGGCCTGATCGAGACGCCCCAGGGCAACCGGGGCATGTGGATCCTCTTCTCCGCCCTGGTCGGGGCGATCGTCTGGAACCTGATCACCTGGTACTTCGGCCTGCCCTCGTCCTCCTCCCACGCGCTGTTCGGCGGCATGGTGGGCGCGGCGCTGGCCGGCGGGATCGACGTCCTGTGGGACGGGGTGGTCGAGAAGGTCGTCATCCCGATGTTCCTGTCGCCGATCGTCGGCCTGGTCGTCGGGTACCTGGTGATGGTCGCCATCCTGTGGATGTTCCGGCGCGCCAACCCGCACAAGGCCAAGCGCGGCTTCCGCATCGCGCAGACGGTGTCCGCGGCGGGCATGGCCCTCGGCCACGGTCTCCAGGACGCCCAGAAGACCATGGGCATCGTCGTGATGGCCCTGGTCATCGCCGACGTGCAGGGCGCCGACGACCCGATCCCGGTCTGGGTGAAGATCGCGTGCGCGGTGATGCTGTCGCTGGGTACGTACGCGGGCGGCTGGCGCATCATGCGCACCCTCGGCCGCAAGATCATCGAGCTGGACCCGCCGCAGGGCTTCGCGGCGGAGACCACCGGCGCCTCGATCATGTTCGCCACCGCCTTCCTCTTCAAGGCGCCGATCTCCACCACCCACGTGATCACCTCGGCGATCATGGGTGTGGGCGCGACCAAGCGGGTCAACGCGGTCCGCTGGGGCGTGGCGAAGAACATCATCCTCGGCTGGTTCATCACCATGCCGGCGGCGGCCCTGGTCGCCGCGCTCTGCTTCTGGCTCGCCGACCTGGCCTTCGTCGGCTGAGACGGCGGCCCGGCCGCACGCGGTACGGAAACGGGCCGGCTCCCCCCACCCAGGGGGAGCCGGCCCTCTTTCTTTCTTTCCATCCTGCGGTGGCACCGCCATGCAGCACCGCAGGACGACCGCGCGAGCGGCCCCGGCTGTTTAGCCGAAGCGGCCCGAGATGTAGTCCTCGGTCGCCTGGACGGACGGGTTGGAGAAGATCCGGTCCGTGTCGTCGATCTCGACCAGCTTTCCGGGCTGGCCGACGGCGGCGAGGTTGAAGAAGGCGGTGCGGTCGGAGACGCGGGCCGCCTGCTGCATGTTGTGGGTCACGATGACGATCGTGAACCGCTCCTTGAGCTCGCCGATCAGGTCCTCGATGGCGAGGGTGGAGATCGGGTCGAGGGCGGAGCAGGGCTCGTCCATCAGCAGGACCTGCGGCTCGACCGCGATGGCGCGGGCGATGCACAGACGCTGCTGCTGGCCGCCGGAGAGGCCGGAGCCGGGCTTGTTCAGGCGGTCCTTGACCTCGTTCCAGAGGTTGGCGCCCTGGAGCGACCGCTCGACGATGTCCGTGAGCTCGGACTTCTTGTAGCTGCCGTTCAGGCGCAGGCCCGCCGCCACGTTGTCGAAGATCGACATGGTGGGGAAGGGGTTCGGGCGCTGGAAGACCATGCCGACGGTGCGGCGCACCGCGACGGGGTCCACGTTCGAGCCGTACAGGTTCTCGTCGTCCAGCAGCACCTTGCCCTCGACGCGGCCGCCGGGGGTGACCTCGTGCATCCGGTTCAGGGTGCGCAGGAAGGTGGACTTACCGCAGCCGGAGGGGCCGATGAAGGCCGTCAC is part of the Streptomyces katrae genome and harbors:
- a CDS encoding DUF47 domain-containing protein — encoded protein: MRFRLTPRETSFYDMFAASADNIVTGSKLLMELLGADPSARAEIAERMRAAEHAGDDATHAIFHQLNSSFITPFDREDIYSLASSLDDIMDFMEEAVDLVVLYNVEELPKGVEQQIEVLARAAELTAEAMPHLRTMDNLTEYWIEVNRLENQADQIHRKLLAQLFNGKYDAIEVLKLKQIVDVLEEAADAFEHVANTVETIAVKES
- a CDS encoding inorganic phosphate transporter: MDTFALVVTIGVALGFTYTNGFHDSANAIATSVSTRALTPRAALAMAAVMNLAGAFLGSGVAHTVSKGLIETPQGNRGMWILFSALVGAIVWNLITWYFGLPSSSSHALFGGMVGAALAGGIDVLWDGVVEKVVIPMFLSPIVGLVVGYLVMVAILWMFRRANPHKAKRGFRIAQTVSAAGMALGHGLQDAQKTMGIVVMALVIADVQGADDPIPVWVKIACAVMLSLGTYAGGWRIMRTLGRKIIELDPPQGFAAETTGASIMFATAFLFKAPISTTHVITSAIMGVGATKRVNAVRWGVAKNIILGWFITMPAAALVAALCFWLADLAFVG
- the pstB gene encoding phosphate ABC transporter ATP-binding protein PstB — encoded protein: MAKRIDVSGLSAFYGTHKAIDDISMTVEPRSVTAFIGPSGCGKSTFLRTLNRMHEVTPGGRVEGKVLLDDENLYGSNVDPVAVRRTVGMVFQRPNPFPTMSIFDNVAAGLRLNGSYKKSELTDIVERSLQGANLWNEVKDRLNKPGSGLSGGQQQRLCIARAIAVEPQVLLMDEPCSALDPISTLAIEDLIGELKERFTIVIVTHNMQQAARVSDRTAFFNLAAVGQPGKLVEIDDTDRIFSNPSVQATEDYISGRFG